Proteins from one Chryseobacterium arthrosphaerae genomic window:
- a CDS encoding phosphate ABC transporter substrate-binding protein: MKKIKTLKQIFGINEYGLIDFPAKISGTQISRLMYGNEMGCSHCFPHGFEVINAKELKFQRNWKKYRRTRWKNKK, encoded by the coding sequence ATGAAAAAAATTAAGACATTAAAACAAATTTTCGGGATTAATGAATATGGATTGATTGATTTTCCCGCAAAAATTTCCGGAACACAAATCTCAAGACTGATGTACGGAAATGAAATGGGATGTTCACACTGTTTTCCACACGGCTTTGAAGTGATCAATGCAAAAGAGCTGAAGTTTCAGAGAAACTGGAAAAAATACAGAAGAACCCGATGGAAAAATAAAAAGTAA
- a CDS encoding SulP family inorganic anion transporter — MKNTISLFDFSKKIHYKNELLAGFTVAMTMIPESLSFAILAGLSPLTGLYAAFMMGLVTAVLGGRPGMVSGGAGATIVVLIALIKSHGVEYLFATVALAGILQMTVGLFKLGKFVRLIPQPVMYGFLNGLAVIIFMAQIEQFKITDSNGTVSWLQGSALYVMAGLTALTIAVVYFFPKITKAIPASLAAIMVIFAVVLGFNIPTKTVADIAHISGNLPVFHIPQIPFTLETLQIIFPYALIMAGVGLIESLLTLSMVDEITNTKGSANKESVAQGIANITNGFFGGMGGCAMVAQTLVNLNAGSRARLSGIIASLMILIIILFGAPVIEKIPMAALVGVMMMVAISTFQWVSIRIVNKMPRSDIFVGITVALITILLHNLALAVLVGVIISALVFAWDNAKRIRARKHIDEKGIKHYEIYGPLFFGSATSFAEKFDPLNDPDEVVIDFKESRIVDMSAIDALDKLSRRYKQQNKTLRLRHLSEDCRKILKNAEAVVEIDIQEDPTYKVMPEK; from the coding sequence ATGAAAAATACCATAAGCTTATTCGACTTTTCGAAGAAAATACATTATAAAAACGAGCTGCTGGCAGGTTTTACCGTAGCCATGACCATGATTCCCGAGTCTCTTTCATTTGCGATCCTGGCCGGGCTTTCTCCGCTTACCGGGCTTTACGCAGCTTTTATGATGGGACTGGTGACGGCAGTTTTGGGCGGACGTCCGGGAATGGTTTCCGGTGGGGCAGGAGCCACTATTGTTGTACTGATCGCACTTATAAAATCTCATGGAGTAGAATACCTTTTTGCTACCGTTGCCCTGGCAGGAATTCTTCAGATGACGGTAGGGCTTTTTAAGCTGGGAAAATTTGTCAGACTGATTCCACAGCCGGTTATGTACGGATTTCTGAATGGTCTCGCCGTTATTATCTTCATGGCACAGATCGAACAGTTTAAAATCACAGACAGTAACGGAACTGTGAGCTGGCTGCAGGGAAGTGCTTTATATGTGATGGCCGGCTTAACGGCCCTTACGATTGCCGTGGTCTATTTCTTTCCGAAAATAACAAAAGCCATTCCTGCTTCTTTAGCGGCTATCATGGTCATATTTGCTGTTGTCCTGGGATTCAATATTCCGACTAAAACAGTGGCAGATATTGCCCATATCAGCGGCAATCTTCCGGTTTTTCATATTCCGCAGATTCCGTTTACCCTTGAAACCCTGCAGATTATTTTCCCTTATGCCCTGATTATGGCAGGAGTAGGCCTCATAGAATCCCTTCTGACATTATCAATGGTGGATGAGATCACTAATACCAAAGGAAGCGCCAATAAAGAATCGGTAGCACAGGGAATAGCGAATATTACCAACGGTTTTTTCGGTGGAATGGGAGGCTGTGCCATGGTGGCGCAGACGCTGGTCAACCTTAACGCCGGTTCCAGAGCCAGATTATCAGGGATTATTGCCTCCCTCATGATTCTGATCATCATTCTGTTTGGTGCTCCTGTTATTGAAAAAATCCCGATGGCAGCATTGGTAGGAGTGATGATGATGGTTGCCATCAGTACTTTTCAGTGGGTTTCTATCAGGATTGTCAACAAAATGCCAAGGTCCGATATATTTGTAGGAATTACAGTCGCTCTGATCACGATTCTTCTCCATAACCTTGCCCTGGCAGTATTGGTAGGAGTGATCATCTCTGCTCTGGTCTTTGCCTGGGACAACGCCAAAAGGATCCGTGCCAGAAAGCATATTGATGAAAAAGGAATAAAGCATTATGAGATCTATGGCCCGCTGTTTTTTGGTTCCGCCACGTCTTTTGCAGAAAAATTTGATCCGCTGAACGACCCTGATGAAGTTGTCATTGATTTTAAAGAGAGCCGGATTGTAGATATGAGTGCCATTGATGCGCTGGATAAACTTTCCAGACGTTATAAACAGCAAAATAAAACATTACGTTTACGTCACCTTAGCGAAGATTGCCGGAAAATATTGAAAAATGCAGAAGCAGTAGTCGAAATAGACATTCAGGAAGATCCGACGTATAAAGTGATGCCGGAAAAATAA
- a CDS encoding DUF6493 family protein, translating to MKERLYEILNEEQIHEIIPFLKQLTAEERKTLVPSIKKMEREISKIVMTKNSYHTVGSANQHSIIDIASFVCMDKKNFGKNYWSLFRNAEQAEQILEWGCPEWFSDFINESVDAEFTAFNYQDILGWTKKGYVQPRPELLGHHLSNYPSNLDQHPETLETHFWYLCEYPSKSLPFRKEWFPLVQKLVAEQKIERKRFLRECLLAANRNFNKNVTGWFMDAFTALKPTENELIELQDELLAGLVSAQSKAVNTILNHLKKIAGAGIKTEELSHYLPNLLSSEVKTVVASGLSLTEKIFQRKKLDPEMLGMALSTAFVSKDDGIQTKAAKIILKYIPPSENIKEALSHYSDNILTNVRPLLEKYIEDKQQELEVITTESPFLISDASKVRVLENFEDLMFFLPVAIEDPYSQHCDIALDGFIRFANEVDAESVKLIEPVFLKACKTISKWEVPYLSVLLCNLIINYGLNLLEKYPDQLKNLEKIYQKTLEEEAARETYSNYQKKLGPVEKVGAESPAMKAFRELAIYINQKIRSGDNVPLLFAITHSPCWVSPVSLVEKLEIYQNKNIEPHYLDVQLALQRCALDNISEALVLAEERLKGEFKDLLLFFFGKNAVPKGKIEHPSWWMTAGITRSPKTVFKEFSGFGYDNIPVEFISGEYQWKTIDNKKNSYYPVELNITIPKYHLEKRKEPLFVEYFVAGQKELSEIPALMWCFPNTPANALAKVIKHCLFYSGIAEVYERNLVLNTAQALYQIKKSLDGMGYLFLGTIFLDGDKTIRGTAAEIWLEHVSHQMMDNAQLGKVIGLHEKLEWAPVKRLTDLMQHHMLNVSKTHNAALEELIFNILLQMEEPVTNLKKLLEVYHEVLALNQSEASAPILEKLNDWKENSSLKKICNLLLKK from the coding sequence ATGAAAGAAAGACTTTATGAGATCCTTAATGAGGAACAGATACATGAGATTATCCCTTTTCTGAAGCAGCTTACAGCAGAAGAAAGAAAAACACTGGTGCCTTCCATAAAAAAGATGGAGCGTGAGATCAGTAAGATTGTGATGACCAAAAATTCCTACCACACCGTAGGGTCTGCCAATCAGCATTCAATCATCGATATTGCTTCATTTGTCTGTATGGACAAAAAGAACTTCGGTAAAAATTACTGGAGCCTTTTCAGAAATGCAGAACAGGCAGAACAGATTCTGGAATGGGGATGCCCGGAATGGTTTTCTGATTTTATCAATGAATCTGTAGATGCTGAATTTACAGCTTTCAATTATCAGGACATTTTAGGATGGACCAAAAAAGGCTATGTACAGCCCAGACCTGAATTGCTGGGACATCATCTGAGCAATTATCCCTCCAACCTGGATCAGCACCCCGAAACCCTTGAAACCCACTTCTGGTATCTGTGCGAATACCCGTCCAAATCATTACCGTTCCGTAAAGAATGGTTTCCATTGGTTCAGAAACTGGTAGCAGAGCAGAAGATTGAAAGAAAAAGATTTTTAAGAGAATGCCTGCTGGCAGCCAACCGTAACTTTAACAAGAATGTTACAGGCTGGTTTATGGATGCATTCACTGCATTGAAGCCCACGGAAAACGAATTGATAGAACTGCAGGATGAGCTGCTTGCGGGATTGGTATCTGCCCAGTCAAAAGCTGTCAATACCATATTGAATCACCTGAAAAAAATTGCAGGAGCCGGCATCAAAACAGAAGAACTTTCACATTATCTTCCGAATTTATTGAGTTCAGAAGTTAAAACCGTAGTCGCTTCAGGCTTATCCCTTACAGAAAAGATTTTCCAGAGAAAGAAACTGGATCCGGAAATGTTGGGAATGGCTCTGAGCACAGCGTTCGTGAGTAAAGATGACGGGATACAGACCAAAGCAGCCAAAATCATTCTGAAATATATTCCGCCTTCTGAAAACATAAAAGAGGCACTGTCCCATTATTCAGACAATATCCTGACCAATGTACGCCCTCTTCTTGAAAAATATATAGAAGACAAGCAGCAGGAACTGGAAGTGATCACCACTGAAAGCCCATTCCTGATTTCAGATGCCAGTAAAGTAAGGGTTCTTGAAAACTTTGAAGACCTGATGTTCTTCCTTCCGGTGGCCATTGAAGATCCGTACAGCCAGCATTGTGATATCGCTTTGGATGGCTTTATCAGGTTTGCAAATGAGGTGGATGCAGAATCTGTGAAATTAATAGAACCTGTATTTCTGAAAGCCTGTAAAACCATCTCAAAATGGGAAGTTCCTTATTTGAGTGTTTTATTGTGTAACCTGATTATCAATTACGGTTTGAACCTTCTGGAAAAGTATCCGGATCAGCTTAAAAATCTGGAAAAAATATATCAGAAAACGCTTGAAGAAGAAGCGGCAAGAGAAACATATTCCAATTATCAGAAAAAATTGGGCCCTGTAGAGAAGGTGGGAGCAGAATCTCCTGCAATGAAAGCTTTCAGGGAACTTGCCATATACATTAATCAGAAAATAAGATCGGGAGATAACGTCCCACTGTTGTTTGCCATTACCCATTCACCTTGCTGGGTATCTCCTGTAAGTCTGGTAGAAAAACTTGAAATCTATCAGAATAAAAATATTGAACCCCACTACCTTGATGTTCAGCTGGCTTTGCAGCGTTGTGCTTTAGACAATATCTCAGAGGCATTAGTGCTGGCGGAAGAAAGATTAAAAGGAGAATTTAAAGATCTGCTGCTTTTCTTCTTTGGTAAAAATGCCGTTCCTAAAGGAAAAATTGAGCATCCTTCATGGTGGATGACAGCCGGGATTACCCGTTCGCCAAAAACTGTTTTTAAAGAATTCAGTGGCTTTGGGTATGATAATATCCCGGTAGAATTTATCTCAGGAGAATACCAGTGGAAAACAATTGACAACAAGAAAAACTCATATTATCCTGTCGAGCTGAATATTACAATTCCGAAATATCATCTCGAAAAAAGAAAAGAACCTTTATTTGTGGAGTATTTTGTTGCCGGTCAGAAAGAACTTTCTGAAATTCCTGCCCTGATGTGGTGCTTCCCGAACACTCCGGCCAATGCGTTGGCCAAGGTGATCAAACATTGCCTTTTCTATTCAGGAATTGCTGAGGTATACGAAAGAAACCTTGTCCTGAATACCGCTCAGGCCCTGTATCAGATCAAAAAATCTCTGGATGGAATGGGATATCTGTTCCTGGGAACTATTTTCCTGGATGGTGATAAAACAATCCGTGGAACAGCCGCTGAAATTTGGCTGGAACATGTTTCCCATCAGATGATGGATAATGCACAGCTTGGAAAAGTGATCGGCCTGCATGAAAAACTCGAATGGGCTCCTGTAAAAAGACTCACAGACCTTATGCAGCATCACATGCTGAACGTAAGCAAAACCCATAATGCTGCGCTAGAAGAGCTTATCTTCAATATTCTGCTTCAGATGGAGGAACCGGTAACCAATCTTAAGAAACTTCTGGAAGTATATCATGAAGTATTGGCTTTGAACCAGTCAGAAGCCAGTGCCCCTATCCTTGAAAAGCTGAATGACTGGAAAGAAAACTCAAGCCTGAAAAAAATCTGCAATCTTCTCCTAAAAAAATAA
- a CDS encoding VOC family protein gives MIKGLYETHVQVSNLENAIQFYTEVLGLKLAHRDETRPIAFLWVGDGKEFMLGLWEQKENLQPRHFAFSSSKEDILNYAVGFLENKDLKPYNFLKNGSVEPMVFAWMPALAIYFNDPDGNQLEFISILEGEGKPELGVLSYEEWISRNSM, from the coding sequence ATGATTAAAGGATTATATGAAACCCATGTACAGGTGAGTAATTTGGAAAATGCTATACAATTCTATACGGAAGTATTGGGACTAAAACTAGCTCACAGGGATGAAACCAGACCCATTGCATTTTTATGGGTAGGTGACGGGAAGGAATTTATGTTAGGTTTGTGGGAACAGAAAGAGAATCTTCAGCCGAGGCATTTTGCTTTTTCCAGCAGTAAAGAGGATATTTTAAACTATGCCGTAGGCTTTTTGGAAAATAAAGACCTCAAGCCTTACAATTTTCTTAAGAACGGAAGCGTTGAGCCTATGGTATTTGCATGGATGCCTGCTCTTGCAATCTATTTCAATGATCCGGATGGTAATCAGCTCGAATTTATTTCTATTCTGGAAGGTGAAGGCAAACCGGAACTGGGAGTTCTTTCCTATGAGGAATGGATAAGCAGAAACAGTATGTAA
- a CDS encoding transposase, whose amino-acid sequence MLYKEIHIGQFIKERVDENEIAMERICKFLGSDEESVERMYASKSIDTDLLLRWSKLLEYDFFRLYSSHLILYAPPSATHKNQQKSDKVPYFRKNIYTQEIKDFIMKRILSGEMTQSDVIKEYSIPKSTLHRWLQKSDTING is encoded by the coding sequence ATGTTATATAAAGAAATCCATATTGGACAGTTTATTAAGGAAAGGGTTGATGAAAATGAAATAGCTATGGAGAGGATCTGCAAATTTCTGGGCAGCGATGAAGAATCTGTAGAAAGAATGTATGCCAGTAAATCTATAGATACGGATCTTCTTCTGAGATGGAGCAAATTACTGGAATATGACTTTTTCAGGCTGTACAGCTCTCACCTGATTTTATACGCCCCACCTTCAGCCACTCATAAAAACCAGCAGAAGTCTGATAAAGTACCTTATTTCAGGAAAAACATCTACACCCAGGAAATCAAAGATTTTATTATGAAAAGAATTCTTTCCGGAGAAATGACACAGAGCGATGTCATTAAAGAATATTCTATTCCTAAAAGCACCCTGCACAGATGGCTTCAGAAGAGTGATACTATTAACGGATAA
- a CDS encoding SWIM zinc finger family protein translates to MEDTLIYNYSRASSLVRKDAMEELFLAKYSEIHKNTDAPCFFWGNVGQPFILARCLITLSNIVKSSFSLSPFQMALLKDPVVTAGNERLRFEGFSHCAGVYARVDVLPDGLDGEFLENGTTNVDFNQPMITALGSIRPNEKIMLSVGEKEVGLYKEENKIVERKVPLPVKWIKGLGTVQVYLSESEKRHTFNKIQTQQLFRGMPKGVVKSDYYLIVRGNKPMFSPVKSTDAMCVGGLHRLRLLEPLLSYIDYMQVFSHPNMQSTTWQLYMGNIRFSFSLSRESWRGFSGEGAILESLTSEVPDEWIDALDKYAYANQSFNGTVLALEENISLKKTENLTGRLAAMGLLGYDLDDNEFFYRRLPFKLSRILEMNPRMKNAEKLIADGKVEILNNSKERTEARVEGTGVHHTVIIEEEKERCTCEWFSKYQGERGPCKHMLAVKKLVNH, encoded by the coding sequence ATGGAAGATACGCTTATTTACAACTATTCCAGGGCATCCTCTTTGGTAAGGAAAGATGCTATGGAAGAACTGTTTCTCGCCAAATACAGCGAGATACATAAAAATACCGATGCTCCCTGTTTTTTCTGGGGGAATGTCGGGCAGCCGTTTATTCTGGCCCGTTGCCTGATCACGCTTTCCAATATTGTGAAATCAAGCTTTAGCCTGTCGCCGTTTCAGATGGCCCTGCTTAAAGACCCTGTGGTGACAGCCGGAAATGAAAGACTCCGTTTCGAAGGATTCTCTCATTGTGCAGGAGTATATGCAAGAGTAGATGTACTGCCTGACGGGCTGGATGGAGAGTTTCTGGAAAACGGAACGACCAATGTAGACTTTAATCAGCCGATGATAACCGCTTTGGGAAGTATACGTCCCAATGAAAAGATCATGCTTTCTGTTGGTGAAAAAGAAGTAGGGCTGTACAAAGAAGAAAACAAAATCGTGGAAAGAAAAGTTCCGCTGCCGGTCAAATGGATCAAAGGCCTGGGAACAGTGCAGGTCTACTTATCCGAATCAGAAAAACGGCATACCTTCAATAAAATCCAGACCCAGCAGCTGTTCCGTGGAATGCCGAAAGGAGTGGTGAAATCAGACTACTATCTGATCGTAAGAGGTAACAAACCTATGTTCTCACCTGTGAAATCAACAGATGCCATGTGCGTGGGAGGCCTTCACAGGCTTCGTCTGCTGGAACCTTTACTTTCATATATAGATTATATGCAGGTTTTTTCACATCCTAATATGCAGTCTACAACCTGGCAGCTCTATATGGGGAATATAAGATTCAGTTTTTCTTTGTCAAGAGAAAGCTGGAGAGGATTTTCAGGAGAGGGAGCGATACTTGAAAGCCTGACCTCTGAAGTTCCTGATGAATGGATAGATGCCTTAGATAAATATGCTTATGCCAATCAGTCATTTAATGGAACTGTACTGGCCCTGGAAGAAAATATAAGCCTTAAAAAGACAGAAAACCTGACGGGAAGACTTGCCGCTATGGGATTGTTGGGATATGATCTGGATGATAACGAATTTTTCTACCGTAGGTTACCTTTCAAGCTGAGCCGTATCCTGGAAATGAATCCCCGTATGAAAAATGCGGAAAAACTTATTGCAGACGGAAAAGTAGAGATCCTGAATAACAGCAAAGAAAGAACCGAAGCCAGAGTAGAAGGTACGGGAGTACATCACACAGTCATCATTGAAGAAGAAAAAGAACGCTGCACCTGTGAATGGTTCAGTAAATACCAGGGAGAAAGAGGACCATGCAAACATATGCTGGCTGTGAAGAAACTGGTTAATCATTAA
- a CDS encoding nucleoside hydrolase, translated as MQHKLPFHFDMETADPDDSMTLAVLATHPKVHLVSVSVHPGGTDQIGVVRRILQILDREDVRIGAGTPKSVANRVSDFHRKWVGKFEHSEADDTAANIMAETLRQFPECTLLSGAALTNPHALFETGTFFSRWFCQGGFAGDNIVPKEYRLEKFDGKLTCPTFNLNGNPLAAEALFSIPMKERRMISKNVCHGAVFTKADAELLVPFRNHNKGLRLFLDAVELKEKALHDTVAALLAIDPSKALWAEVIPYRKRGEWGCLEAEKYPERPASFITTYIPDLTDLWMVIKP; from the coding sequence ATGCAACATAAATTACCTTTTCATTTTGATATGGAAACCGCCGATCCCGACGATTCCATGACCCTTGCCGTATTGGCAACACACCCGAAAGTTCACCTGGTGAGTGTTTCCGTACATCCTGGGGGAACCGACCAGATTGGTGTCGTACGTCGTATTTTACAAATCCTCGACAGGGAAGACGTCCGCATCGGAGCCGGAACTCCCAAATCCGTAGCAAACCGTGTTTCTGATTTTCACCGGAAGTGGGTGGGGAAATTCGAACACTCGGAAGCAGATGATACAGCAGCCAATATCATGGCAGAAACATTACGTCAATTTCCTGAATGTACTTTATTAAGCGGAGCAGCGCTTACAAATCCGCATGCTTTATTCGAAACAGGAACTTTCTTTTCCCGCTGGTTTTGCCAGGGAGGTTTTGCCGGAGACAATATCGTTCCGAAAGAATATCGTCTGGAAAAATTCGACGGAAAACTCACATGCCCAACCTTTAACCTGAATGGTAATCCACTTGCTGCTGAAGCACTGTTTTCCATTCCAATGAAAGAAAGACGCATGATCAGTAAAAATGTGTGTCACGGTGCAGTCTTCACAAAAGCAGATGCAGAATTGCTCGTTCCGTTTCGAAATCACAACAAAGGGCTTAGGCTGTTTCTGGATGCGGTGGAGCTGAAAGAAAAAGCACTCCATGATACCGTAGCCGCTTTACTGGCCATAGACCCTTCAAAAGCACTTTGGGCAGAAGTGATCCCGTATAGAAAAAGAGGGGAATGGGGCTGTCTGGAAGCAGAAAAATATCCGGAAAGGCCTGCATCATTCATCACCACTTACATTCCTGATCTCACAGATCTTTGGATGGTAATCAAACCTTAA
- a CDS encoding DUF6584 family protein, whose amino-acid sequence MGDLFSRIDEDLKEGRKKKACDRLRNMINQFPDDLSLRKKLGQIYYEAGFLDEAGKFWILSEPENDEMKNAVGIYRKSLSNSGNAILKDIVFRGNKDHLNKYAMKIFADLEADSLKRTNHIPDFKPKTREKGNYSESAAKNSFPETVLFCLLIGLVILLPVLGIFKLLELIYLLFSD is encoded by the coding sequence ATGGGAGATTTATTTTCAAGAATCGATGAAGACCTGAAAGAAGGCAGAAAGAAAAAAGCCTGTGACAGATTAAGAAATATGATCAATCAGTTTCCGGATGATCTTTCATTGAGGAAAAAACTGGGGCAGATTTATTATGAGGCAGGTTTTCTTGATGAGGCCGGAAAATTCTGGATTCTATCAGAGCCTGAAAATGATGAAATGAAAAATGCTGTCGGGATATACAGGAAATCTTTAAGCAATTCAGGAAATGCCATTCTGAAAGATATCGTGTTCAGAGGAAATAAAGACCATCTGAACAAATATGCAATGAAAATTTTTGCAGACCTTGAAGCAGACAGCCTTAAAAGAACAAACCATATACCGGATTTTAAACCTAAGACCAGAGAAAAAGGGAATTACTCTGAGTCTGCTGCTAAAAACAGTTTTCCGGAGACAGTGCTTTTCTGTCTGTTAATCGGACTGGTGATCTTGCTTCCTGTTTTAGGAATCTTCAAGCTTTTAGAACTGATTTATTTATTATTTTCTGATTAA
- a CDS encoding TROVE domain-containing protein, with the protein MKFNFLKKENKVILNHEGAKAYAMTPAEELYSAVVTTGLSDITYEKGNERLKRIQTLIRKNDPEFVARLAVYARKEMHLRSVPLVLVTELARQTSGTDLVSRTVDGVIRRADEITELLACYQLSNERTEVKKLNKLSKQIQKGLAKSFNKFDEYQFAKYNRKAEVTLKDALFLVHPKAKDENQQTIFNRIVDDSLETPYTWEVELSVLGQKKFDDHTDKKLAFKDKWEELILSNKLGYMAALRNLRNILEAEVSPEAMSKVCHDISDQEAVAQSKQLPFRFLAAYRELKSIDSPYVSSLLEALEKAVELSANNIKGFGFDTSVVIASDVSGSMQKSVSRKSKVLLYDIGLMMSMMLQSQCQNVVTGIFGNRWLRVPMPKNGILRNVDEFYKREGEVGYATNGYLVIQDLIKRKEKTDKVMLFTDAQMWSTTGTQNSLEDSWRKYKALAPEAKLYIFDLAGYGKQPLDIREKDVYLISGWSDKIFDVLNALEDRKSAVEMIQKVVL; encoded by the coding sequence ATGAAATTTAATTTTTTGAAAAAAGAAAATAAAGTCATTCTGAACCACGAAGGTGCAAAAGCTTACGCAATGACACCTGCAGAAGAGCTGTACAGTGCTGTTGTTACAACAGGATTGTCAGACATAACCTATGAAAAGGGAAATGAAAGATTAAAAAGAATCCAGACTCTGATCAGAAAAAACGATCCTGAATTTGTAGCCAGACTGGCGGTATATGCAAGAAAGGAGATGCATCTGCGCTCCGTGCCATTGGTACTGGTAACAGAACTTGCCAGGCAGACGTCAGGAACGGATCTGGTGAGCAGAACCGTGGACGGTGTCATCCGGAGAGCAGATGAAATTACAGAACTGCTGGCCTGTTATCAGCTTTCCAACGAAAGAACGGAAGTGAAAAAGCTCAACAAACTTTCAAAACAGATTCAGAAAGGACTGGCAAAATCATTTAATAAATTTGATGAATACCAGTTTGCCAAATACAACAGGAAAGCGGAAGTAACCCTTAAGGACGCACTGTTTCTTGTTCACCCGAAAGCGAAAGATGAAAATCAGCAGACTATTTTCAACAGGATTGTTGATGACAGTCTGGAAACTCCTTATACCTGGGAAGTGGAACTTTCCGTCTTGGGTCAGAAAAAATTTGATGATCATACAGATAAAAAGCTGGCGTTCAAAGACAAATGGGAAGAACTGATCCTAAGTAATAAACTGGGGTATATGGCAGCTTTGAGGAACCTGAGAAATATTCTGGAGGCAGAAGTATCACCAGAAGCTATGAGTAAAGTATGTCATGATATATCAGATCAGGAAGCGGTAGCCCAATCAAAACAGCTGCCTTTCAGATTTCTTGCGGCGTACAGAGAACTGAAATCTATTGATTCGCCTTATGTTTCTTCTCTTTTGGAAGCGCTGGAAAAAGCAGTGGAGCTGAGTGCAAACAATATCAAAGGCTTTGGATTTGATACTTCAGTGGTCATTGCATCCGATGTTTCAGGCTCTATGCAGAAATCCGTTTCTCGTAAGAGTAAAGTATTGCTGTATGATATCGGTTTGATGATGTCTATGATGCTGCAGTCACAATGTCAGAATGTGGTGACCGGTATATTCGGTAACCGTTGGCTGCGTGTTCCCATGCCGAAAAACGGTATTCTGAGAAATGTAGACGAATTCTACAAGCGTGAAGGTGAAGTAGGATATGCTACAAATGGTTATCTGGTGATTCAGGATCTGATCAAAAGAAAGGAAAAAACGGATAAAGTGATGTTGTTTACCGATGCTCAGATGTGGAGTACTACCGGAACTCAGAATTCTCTGGAAGACTCGTGGAGAAAGTATAAGGCATTGGCTCCGGAAGCGAAACTCTATATTTTCGATCTGGCAGGCTATGGAAAACAGCCATTGGATATCAGGGAAAAAGATGTATACCTTATTTCAGGTTGGTCAGACAAAATTTTCGATGTTTTGAACGCTTTGGAAGACCGGAAATCAGCAGTGGAAATGATACAGAAAGTTGTGCTGTAG